One Phycisphaerae bacterium RAS2 DNA window includes the following coding sequences:
- a CDS encoding Peptidase S46, with amino-acid sequence MTLRLFRALAVFTAILVTHAAFADEGMWLINKLPSKELKQQYNFEPTATWTEHVQKSCVRIGAGGSGSFISPDGLVMTNHHVASDAIQDLSSEQHDYMADGFYAATHEAELKCPHMELTVLQEIQEITDRVNAAVKSGMSAADAFAARKKAMSEIEKEARERSGLQPEVVTLFNGARYDLYLYKRYTDVRLVFAPEAGIAFFGGDLDNFEYPRFNLDVTFLRAYENDKPAKVEHYLKWSKAGPKDGELIFVAGHPGRTQRLFTVDHLRFLRDVQLPLTLSCYNQREIALNQFMGRSEEYGRIGKEDLLGIQNSRKAFGGIINGLLNPRLMNRKMEAEAALREFVQADPKRREKYAAGWDKLSKALAEVQSFYTEYFMLESRRASLGRYHDLARKLIRAADEKRKPDGERLTEYRDANLPTLELDLFSEAPIYDALEQLRLEDGLIRLGRHLGGEHEAVVAAMGGMDAGSRAASLIGGTKMKNVSFRRKLYEGGTAAIAECNDPMIQFAQALNPAARALRDKYEKVFESVEKEAYAMIANAKFEKDGDRVYPDATFTLRLAVGTVAGYRDGSETIPAMTDMAGLYARAAQHKEREPYNLPKRWADGRNKLDLKTPFNFISTNDIIGGNSGSPMFNRDGEVTGLVFDGNIHGLIWDFQFDMEKARAVGVHSQAIIEALRKLYGAGKLADEITKG; translated from the coding sequence ATGACTCTCCGGTTGTTCCGCGCCCTGGCAGTTTTCACCGCGATTCTCGTCACCCATGCAGCCTTCGCCGACGAAGGCATGTGGCTGATCAACAAGCTTCCATCGAAGGAACTGAAGCAGCAATACAACTTCGAACCGACGGCGACCTGGACCGAGCACGTGCAGAAGTCGTGCGTTCGCATCGGCGCCGGCGGCAGCGGCTCGTTTATCTCGCCCGATGGGCTGGTGATGACCAATCATCACGTCGCGTCGGATGCGATTCAGGACCTTTCCTCCGAGCAGCACGACTACATGGCCGACGGGTTTTACGCGGCGACGCACGAGGCCGAGCTGAAATGCCCGCACATGGAACTGACCGTGCTGCAGGAGATTCAGGAAATCACCGACCGCGTCAACGCCGCCGTCAAGTCGGGAATGAGCGCGGCCGATGCCTTCGCCGCGCGGAAGAAGGCCATGTCGGAGATCGAGAAGGAGGCCCGCGAGCGATCGGGCCTGCAACCCGAAGTGGTCACGCTCTTCAACGGTGCGCGGTATGACTTGTACCTGTACAAGCGCTACACCGACGTGCGCCTGGTTTTCGCGCCCGAGGCGGGCATCGCCTTCTTCGGCGGCGACCTGGACAATTTCGAGTACCCGCGCTTCAACCTCGATGTCACGTTCCTGCGGGCCTACGAGAATGACAAGCCGGCGAAGGTCGAGCACTACCTCAAATGGAGCAAGGCTGGCCCGAAGGACGGCGAACTGATCTTCGTCGCAGGCCACCCCGGTCGCACACAGCGCCTGTTCACGGTCGATCATCTGCGCTTTCTGCGCGACGTGCAGTTGCCGCTGACGCTGTCGTGTTACAACCAGCGCGAGATCGCGCTGAATCAGTTCATGGGGCGCAGCGAGGAGTATGGCCGCATCGGCAAGGAAGACCTGCTGGGGATTCAAAACTCGCGCAAGGCGTTCGGCGGCATCATCAACGGACTGCTGAATCCGCGGCTGATGAATCGCAAGATGGAGGCCGAGGCGGCGTTGCGTGAGTTCGTGCAGGCTGATCCGAAGCGGCGCGAGAAATACGCCGCGGGATGGGACAAATTGAGCAAGGCGCTGGCCGAGGTTCAGTCGTTCTACACCGAGTACTTCATGCTCGAGAGCCGACGGGCGAGTCTCGGGCGGTATCACGATCTGGCGCGCAAGTTGATCCGCGCGGCGGACGAGAAGCGCAAGCCGGACGGTGAGCGGCTGACCGAATATCGCGATGCGAACCTGCCGACGCTGGAGCTGGATCTGTTCTCCGAGGCGCCGATCTACGACGCGTTGGAGCAGTTGCGGTTGGAGGACGGTCTGATCCGGCTCGGTCGGCACCTCGGCGGGGAGCACGAGGCCGTCGTGGCGGCGATGGGCGGCATGGACGCGGGCAGCCGGGCGGCGTCGCTGATCGGCGGGACGAAAATGAAAAATGTCTCGTTTCGACGGAAGCTGTACGAAGGCGGCACGGCGGCGATTGCCGAGTGCAACGATCCGATGATTCAGTTCGCGCAGGCGCTGAACCCGGCGGCCCGGGCGCTGCGTGACAAGTACGAGAAGGTGTTCGAGAGCGTCGAGAAAGAAGCCTATGCAATGATCGCCAACGCGAAGTTCGAGAAAGACGGCGATCGCGTCTATCCCGACGCGACCTTCACGCTGCGGCTGGCGGTCGGCACAGTGGCGGGCTACCGCGACGGCAGCGAGACGATCCCGGCGATGACGGACATGGCCGGGCTGTACGCACGGGCGGCGCAGCACAAGGAGCGCGAGCCGTACAACCTGCCGAAGCGCTGGGCCGACGGCCGCAACAAGCTGGACCTCAAGACGCCGTTCAATTTTATCTCCACGAACGACATCATCGGCGGGAATTCGGGCAGCCCGATGTTCAACCGCGATGGCGAGGTGACCGGCCTCGTGTTCGACGGGAACATCCACGGGCTGATCTGGGATTTCCAGTTTGACATGGAGAAGGCGCGGGCGGTAGGCGTGCATTCGCAGGCGATCATCGAGGCGCTCCGCAAGCTCTACGGCGCGGGCAAGCTGGCGGATGAAATCACAAAGGGGTGA
- the glxR gene encoding 2-hydroxy-3-oxopropionate reductase, which yields MRIGWIGTGVMGRSMAGHLLAAGHDVHIHSRTKEKAADLIGRGAVWHDRAADTAHDATVVFMMLGFPDDVRAVALGPDGVIAALPAGGVLIDCTTSSPALAAELAETARARGCFALDAPVSGGDIGARNATLSIMVGGDADAFERMRPLFETLGKTIVHHGDAGSGQHTKMVNQILIAAGMVAVCEGLLYARRCGLDMDKVMASVGGGAAGSWSLANYGPRILKGDFAPGFYVEHFVKDMQIALDEADRMGLILPGLALAKTLYGKLIEMGGGRNGTQSLIRALEALAGSGNE from the coding sequence ATGCGAATCGGCTGGATCGGCACAGGCGTCATGGGGCGGTCGATGGCGGGGCATCTGCTCGCCGCGGGGCACGATGTGCACATCCACAGCCGCACCAAGGAGAAAGCGGCGGACTTGATCGGGCGCGGCGCGGTCTGGCACGATCGCGCGGCCGACACGGCGCACGACGCGACGGTTGTCTTTATGATGCTGGGATTCCCCGATGACGTGCGCGCCGTGGCGCTGGGACCGGACGGCGTGATCGCCGCGCTGCCGGCGGGCGGCGTTCTGATTGATTGCACCACCAGCAGCCCGGCGCTGGCGGCGGAACTGGCCGAGACGGCCCGCGCGCGGGGCTGCTTCGCGCTGGATGCGCCCGTCAGCGGCGGCGACATCGGCGCGCGAAACGCAACGCTGTCCATCATGGTCGGCGGCGATGCGGATGCCTTCGAACGCATGCGCCCGCTCTTTGAAACGCTTGGCAAGACAATCGTCCATCACGGCGACGCTGGCAGCGGCCAGCACACCAAGATGGTCAATCAGATTCTCATCGCAGCCGGAATGGTCGCCGTCTGCGAAGGGTTGCTTTATGCCCGCCGGTGCGGCCTCGACATGGACAAGGTCATGGCCAGCGTCGGCGGCGGCGCGGCCGGCTCGTGGAGCCTCGCCAACTACGGCCCGCGGATTCTCAAGGGCGACTTCGCGCCGGGGTTTTATGTCGAGCATTTTGTGAAAGACATGCAGATCGCGCTCGACGAGGCCGACCGCATGGGGCTGATCCTGCCCGGCCTCGCGCTGGCGAAGACGCTTTATGGCAAGCTGATCGAGATGGGCGGTGGACGCAACGGGACGCAATCGCTGATCCGCGCGCTGGAAGCCCTGGCGGGAAGTGGGAATGAATAG
- a CDS encoding Peptidase family M3 produces MSRMFSIHILTLIMLAAAAIGASTAAAQPKQSPDDEFRPLLEAYVKKYKPLYIESATAWWEANTGGSDAAFKRKESAETALVELHADKAVFAQLKALKEGPAMGDPVLQRQLDVMYRAHLPGQADPELQKKIVAIETQVEKLFNTHRSRVAGKDVTENDVRQILSDSKTSSEAEEAWKGYMAVGDKIAGPLKELVKMRNELARKLGFRNFYAMRLALQEIDEAQLLKLFDELDELTRRPFAIEKMAIDQAMAKRFKVAQEELRPWHFGDLFFQAVPEMPGGVNLDDLYAKVDLLDMTRRYYAGMGLEADDILQRSDLYEKPGKSPHAFSTSLDRDQNVRVLCNLKPNLYWADTLVHELGHAVYDKYVAKDVPFLLHEASHSITTEGYAMMMGAMVKNEDFFRSVLKMSPEEAAAAAETAKRSLRREKLIFARWAQVMMRFEHGMYNDPDQDLGKLWWSLKAKYQMLRPPEKIGRPDYAAKIHIVTAPVYYHSYMMGDLFGCQVHHHIATKALGLDNPAKTCFAGRKEAGDYLKKNIFGPGNLYSWNDLTRQATGEPLTAKYFAAQFVK; encoded by the coding sequence ATGTCCCGCATGTTTTCGATTCACATTTTGACATTGATCATGCTTGCCGCCGCGGCAATCGGCGCGTCCACCGCTGCGGCGCAGCCGAAGCAGTCGCCCGACGACGAGTTTCGCCCGCTGCTGGAGGCGTATGTCAAAAAGTACAAGCCGCTCTACATCGAGTCGGCGACGGCCTGGTGGGAGGCGAACACGGGCGGGTCCGACGCGGCGTTCAAGCGGAAGGAATCGGCCGAAACCGCGCTGGTGGAGCTGCACGCCGACAAGGCCGTGTTCGCGCAGCTCAAGGCATTGAAGGAAGGCCCCGCGATGGGCGATCCGGTGTTGCAGCGGCAGCTGGACGTGATGTATCGCGCGCACCTGCCGGGGCAAGCCGACCCGGAATTGCAGAAGAAGATCGTCGCGATCGAGACGCAGGTCGAGAAACTGTTCAACACGCACCGCAGCCGGGTCGCGGGCAAAGATGTCACCGAGAACGACGTGCGTCAGATCCTGTCGGACTCGAAGACGAGCAGCGAAGCCGAGGAGGCGTGGAAAGGGTACATGGCCGTCGGTGACAAGATCGCAGGCCCCCTGAAGGAACTCGTGAAAATGCGGAACGAACTGGCCCGCAAGCTGGGTTTCCGCAACTTCTACGCGATGCGCCTAGCGCTTCAGGAGATCGACGAGGCGCAGTTGCTCAAGTTGTTCGACGAGCTGGACGAATTGACGCGCCGGCCCTTTGCCATCGAGAAGATGGCCATCGATCAAGCCATGGCGAAGCGATTCAAGGTCGCGCAGGAGGAACTGCGGCCGTGGCATTTCGGCGATCTGTTCTTTCAGGCGGTGCCCGAGATGCCCGGCGGCGTCAACCTCGACGACCTCTACGCGAAGGTTGATCTGCTGGACATGACGCGCCGCTACTACGCGGGCATGGGGCTGGAGGCCGACGACATTCTCCAGCGCAGCGATTTGTACGAGAAGCCGGGCAAGAGCCCGCACGCCTTCAGCACGAGCCTCGACCGCGATCAGAACGTGCGTGTGCTTTGCAATCTCAAACCCAATCTCTACTGGGCCGATACGCTCGTGCATGAATTGGGTCATGCCGTTTATGACAAGTATGTGGCGAAAGACGTGCCGTTCCTGCTGCACGAGGCGTCGCACAGCATCACCACCGAAGGCTACGCGATGATGATGGGCGCCATGGTGAAGAACGAAGACTTCTTCCGCAGCGTGCTGAAGATGTCACCCGAAGAAGCCGCGGCTGCCGCCGAGACGGCCAAGCGCAGCCTGCGGCGGGAGAAGCTCATCTTCGCGCGCTGGGCGCAGGTGATGATGCGCTTCGAACACGGCATGTACAACGATCCCGATCAGGACCTGGGCAAGCTGTGGTGGTCGCTCAAGGCGAAGTACCAGATGCTGCGCCCGCCGGAGAAAATCGGTCGCCCGGATTACGCCGCGAAGATTCACATCGTCACCGCGCCGGTCTATTACCACAGTTACATGATGGGTGATCTGTTCGGGTGCCAGGTGCATCACCACATCGCCACGAAGGCGCTGGGGCTGGACAACCCGGCCAAGACCTGTTTCGCCGGGCGAAAGGAAGCGGGCGATTATCTGAAGAAAAACATCTTCGGCCCGGGCAATTTGTATTCGTGGAACGACCTGACGCGTCAGGCGACGGGCGAGCCGCTCACGGCGAAGTACTTCGCAGCGCAGTTCGTGAAGTAG
- a CDS encoding hypothetical protein (Probable ATP-dependent helicase DinG homolog) codes for MNETTAAAVASHCAAESAPGVSAAEARHAAAHPDRAALFARALERYESRPQQMAMAQAVGEALAGPHHLMVEAGTGVGKSFAYLLPVIEHVVSQRKRVVISTHTIALQEQLMEKDIPALGRVVEGRFKAVLVKGRHNYLGLRRLMQTSRRQGAMLVESREGEQLRRIEDWAYETREGSLSDLPFTPLPQLWQHVRSESNNCMGPKCETYDKCFYQRARRNAADADVLVVNHALFFSDLALRSRENVSFLPDYDAVIFDEAHTLEAVASDYFGVSVSSRTVDAVLNGLFNERTGRGLLAMLECDPLRREVTAVRSKADALFAQIGRMATGNGASRLRRPPTVENLLSPALHALAVKLREVKGQCPREDEQFELSSAADRCVESAEALEALLKQQLADCVYWLEASNGRDGGVSLRAAPTTVGPILREALFERVKSIVLTSATLSTGGEEGFEYLRGRLGAVEARSLRLDSPFNYREQVTLHVEAGLPEPNDKAFLSAACEKIKTYLEMTGGRAFVLFTSYAALNQAEALLKDFCAANSMRLLVQGREMARSAMLAAFKADGRAVLLGTESFWQGVDVPGDALGNVIITKLPFSPPDQPLTAARVEAIDAAGGNAFMEYQVPEAVLKLKQGFGRLIRTASDRGIVVILDKRVRTKAYGRMFLSALPACKVEVHQ; via the coding sequence ATGAACGAAACGACTGCCGCCGCTGTTGCATCGCATTGCGCTGCTGAATCTGCGCCGGGCGTGTCGGCCGCCGAAGCGCGTCACGCCGCCGCGCACCCGGATCGCGCGGCGCTGTTTGCCCGCGCGCTGGAGCGGTACGAATCGCGCCCGCAGCAAATGGCGATGGCGCAGGCCGTGGGCGAGGCGCTGGCGGGGCCGCACCATTTGATGGTTGAGGCGGGGACGGGCGTCGGGAAGAGCTTCGCGTACCTGCTGCCCGTGATCGAGCACGTGGTGTCGCAGCGCAAGCGCGTGGTGATCTCGACGCATACGATCGCGCTGCAGGAACAGTTGATGGAGAAGGACATCCCCGCGCTGGGCCGCGTGGTGGAGGGGCGGTTCAAGGCCGTGCTGGTGAAGGGGCGGCACAATTACCTCGGCCTGCGCCGTCTGATGCAGACGAGCCGGCGGCAGGGAGCGATGCTCGTCGAGTCGCGCGAGGGGGAGCAGTTGCGGCGGATCGAGGACTGGGCCTACGAGACGCGCGAGGGCAGCCTGTCGGACCTGCCGTTCACGCCGCTGCCGCAATTATGGCAGCACGTGCGCAGCGAAAGCAACAACTGCATGGGGCCTAAGTGCGAGACGTACGACAAGTGTTTTTATCAGCGGGCGCGGCGGAATGCGGCCGACGCCGACGTGCTGGTGGTCAACCACGCGCTGTTCTTTAGCGATCTGGCGCTGCGGTCGCGCGAGAACGTGTCGTTCCTGCCGGACTACGACGCGGTCATCTTCGATGAGGCGCACACGCTGGAGGCCGTGGCGAGCGATTATTTCGGCGTGAGCGTGAGCAGCCGCACGGTGGACGCGGTGCTGAACGGGCTGTTCAACGAGCGGACGGGCCGCGGGCTGCTGGCAATGCTGGAGTGCGATCCGCTGCGGCGCGAGGTGACGGCGGTACGGTCGAAAGCCGACGCGCTGTTCGCGCAGATCGGCCGCATGGCGACCGGCAATGGAGCGTCGCGCCTGCGAAGGCCGCCGACGGTGGAGAATTTGCTCTCGCCGGCGCTGCACGCGCTGGCGGTGAAGCTGCGCGAGGTGAAGGGGCAGTGTCCGCGCGAGGATGAGCAGTTCGAATTGAGCAGCGCGGCCGATCGCTGCGTCGAATCGGCCGAGGCGCTGGAGGCGCTGCTGAAGCAGCAACTGGCCGATTGTGTGTACTGGCTCGAGGCGTCGAACGGGCGCGACGGCGGCGTGTCGCTGCGGGCGGCGCCGACGACGGTGGGGCCGATCCTGCGCGAGGCGCTGTTTGAGCGCGTGAAGAGCATCGTGTTGACCAGCGCGACGCTTTCGACCGGCGGCGAGGAGGGGTTTGAGTACCTGCGCGGGCGGCTTGGCGCGGTGGAGGCGCGATCGCTGCGGCTGGATTCGCCGTTCAACTATCGCGAACAGGTGACGCTGCACGTGGAGGCGGGGTTGCCCGAGCCGAACGACAAGGCGTTCCTGTCGGCGGCGTGCGAGAAAATCAAGACGTATTTAGAGATGACAGGCGGGCGCGCGTTTGTGTTGTTCACGAGTTACGCGGCGCTGAACCAGGCCGAGGCCCTGTTGAAGGATTTTTGTGCGGCGAATTCGATGCGACTGCTCGTGCAGGGACGGGAGATGGCGCGGTCGGCAATGCTGGCGGCGTTCAAGGCTGACGGCCGCGCGGTGCTGCTGGGCACCGAGTCGTTCTGGCAGGGGGTGGACGTGCCGGGCGACGCGCTGGGGAACGTGATCATCACGAAGCTGCCGTTCAGCCCGCCGGATCAACCGCTGACGGCCGCGCGCGTGGAGGCGATCGACGCGGCCGGCGGAAACGCGTTCATGGAGTATCAGGTGCCCGAAGCGGTGCTCAAGCTCAAGCAGGGTTTCGGGCGGCTGATCCGCACGGCGAGCGATCGGGGCATCGTGGTGATTCTCGACAAGCGCGTGCGGACGAAGGCCTATGGGCGGATGTTTCTGTCGGCGCTGCCGGCGTGCAAGGTGGAAGTGCATCAATAG